Proteins found in one Bremerella volcania genomic segment:
- a CDS encoding ArnT family glycosyltransferase → MNTPIEAMQADSDDSSAWTRRAIWLLLGLGLFRVLYLALDPFDLVHDEAYYWDWSRQLDYGYFSKPPMIAWIIGLSTRLLGDHEFAVRLPASLLGTGSLAFVFLLARRMYDAKVGFWAMLLAAMTPGNAAMSLLMTIDSPFLFFWSVAMYCFWRLLERGEDRWKWLIATTLVIGLGLLTKQTMAGMLVFGGLFVLLSREDRHEAIRPTLYICAIGALLFLAPVFYWNYQHDWVTLHHTSEHFQGEPVSVLRRVAISLEFVGGLFGVISPVTFFLFICVTAFGLFAFRSVGRRERYLLCLSALPMVLVLGLSLKQRLELNWPAPFFSAGIILVAAWALGHVQLPNLFLKPAEWRLRYAATVGAIFLAGTYAMPLALPLLGLNGSKVDVLVRLRGWEELGSEVGSRLERHEERSQAMIVTAGRAVASELAFYMPQHPKVYLWGDNQFPLSQYDVWGGPDETKSRDFLLVAHQGEEIPLPLKLAFQSIQPLEEVEVEVGPNRKHAVTIYRGQGFRGWSVAKSIQADQQTMHR, encoded by the coding sequence ATGAATACACCAATCGAGGCCATGCAGGCCGATTCAGATGACTCGTCGGCGTGGACTCGCCGGGCAATTTGGCTGCTGTTGGGCTTGGGACTGTTTCGCGTTCTTTATCTCGCGCTCGATCCCTTCGACCTGGTCCACGACGAAGCCTACTACTGGGATTGGTCGCGGCAGTTGGATTACGGCTACTTCAGCAAGCCTCCGATGATTGCCTGGATCATTGGCCTGTCGACGCGGCTGCTGGGAGATCACGAGTTCGCGGTTCGCTTACCGGCCTCGCTATTGGGGACGGGTAGCCTCGCGTTCGTCTTTCTGCTGGCCCGCCGGATGTACGACGCGAAGGTCGGTTTCTGGGCGATGTTGCTGGCCGCGATGACCCCTGGCAACGCGGCGATGAGCTTGTTGATGACGATCGACTCGCCATTCCTCTTCTTCTGGAGCGTCGCCATGTATTGCTTTTGGCGACTGCTGGAACGGGGCGAAGATCGCTGGAAATGGTTGATCGCCACCACCCTTGTGATTGGCCTCGGCCTGCTGACCAAACAAACCATGGCGGGCATGCTGGTCTTTGGTGGTTTGTTCGTTCTGCTTTCCAGGGAAGACCGGCATGAAGCGATTCGTCCGACGCTGTATATCTGTGCGATCGGAGCCTTGTTGTTCCTCGCTCCTGTCTTCTATTGGAACTACCAGCACGACTGGGTCACGCTGCATCACACCAGCGAGCACTTCCAAGGCGAGCCGGTATCGGTACTGCGCCGCGTGGCGATCTCGCTGGAATTCGTCGGCGGACTGTTCGGCGTCATCTCGCCGGTAACGTTCTTCCTGTTCATCTGCGTGACCGCATTCGGGTTGTTTGCGTTTCGCAGCGTCGGACGCCGCGAGCGCTACTTGCTTTGCCTGAGTGCACTGCCGATGGTGCTTGTTCTGGGATTGAGCTTGAAGCAGCGGCTGGAACTCAACTGGCCAGCTCCTTTTTTTAGTGCCGGTATCATCCTGGTCGCCGCCTGGGCACTGGGTCACGTGCAACTACCGAATCTTTTCCTGAAACCGGCCGAGTGGCGATTGCGATATGCGGCCACCGTCGGAGCGATCTTCCTGGCTGGCACCTACGCGATGCCGCTGGCATTGCCGCTGCTGGGGCTCAATGGAAGCAAGGTTGATGTGCTCGTTCGCCTGCGAGGATGGGAAGAGCTTGGCAGCGAAGTGGGTAGCCGATTAGAGCGACACGAGGAACGATCGCAGGCCATGATCGTCACCGCCGGAAGAGCGGTCGCTTCGGAGTTAGCGTTCTACATGCCGCAGCATCCGAAAGTCTACCTGTGGGGAGACAACCAGTTCCCACTCTCGCAATACGACGTCTGGGGCGGACCGGACGAGACCAAGAGCCGCGACTTCCTGCTGGTCGCCCACCAGGGAGAAGAGATCCCGCTTCCGCTGAAGCTAGCTTTTCAATCGATCCAGCCGTTGGAAGAAGTCGAAGTGGAAGTGGGCCCCAATCGCAAGCATGCGGTGACCATCTATCGCGGCCAAGGCTTCCGCGGCTGGTCGGTCGCCAAAAGTATTCAGGCCGATCAGCAGACCATGCATCGGTAA
- a CDS encoding LptF/LptG family permease, whose product MTTIQRYVLWEITKVFLLCLGITVLLMTVGGGVNEGLKKGLPPGVILNMLPYFIPEMLRYTIPGCMLFAVCTAFGRMAASNEITAIKSAGINPMELMWPVLTLAYFLSFFTFWMYDACAAWSRPNLHRVVAESLDDTVYGVLRTQRNFKMSGFSVTVKSVQDRKLISPTFQVAATESQPSIYLEVEEAELKTDPKTGILQLICRDGTVEFGDEGSFEFPDERVIYLDHLNSIELNEDNSSPANLTLKAIPKQIDREKALVKEAKATLQEVTDSADAEILDDAQHNLKHHQKRLFRLQAERQRRLANGFGVFCFVCMGIPVAIWRKSADNVSTFFTCFLPILLLYYPLLVIGEQTAREGTFGSAPVWIANAVLITIGAALIWRVNRN is encoded by the coding sequence ATGACAACGATCCAGAGGTACGTCTTGTGGGAGATCACCAAGGTCTTCCTGCTCTGCCTCGGAATCACCGTGCTTCTGATGACCGTCGGTGGTGGTGTGAACGAAGGGCTCAAGAAGGGATTGCCTCCCGGGGTGATCCTGAACATGCTCCCGTACTTCATTCCCGAAATGCTGCGTTACACGATTCCAGGCTGCATGCTTTTCGCCGTCTGTACGGCCTTTGGCCGAATGGCCGCTTCCAACGAAATCACGGCTATCAAGTCGGCCGGCATCAATCCGATGGAACTGATGTGGCCGGTGCTCACGCTGGCCTACTTCCTCAGCTTCTTTACCTTCTGGATGTACGATGCCTGCGCGGCGTGGTCTCGCCCGAATCTGCACCGCGTCGTGGCCGAGTCGCTTGACGATACCGTTTACGGAGTGCTCAGGACGCAGCGCAACTTCAAGATGTCTGGCTTCTCGGTGACCGTGAAGTCGGTTCAGGATCGCAAGTTGATCAGCCCCACGTTCCAGGTCGCGGCGACCGAGTCGCAGCCGTCGATTTACCTGGAGGTTGAAGAAGCCGAACTGAAGACCGATCCGAAGACTGGCATCCTACAACTGATTTGCCGGGATGGCACGGTCGAATTTGGCGACGAAGGCTCCTTCGAATTCCCAGACGAACGCGTCATTTATCTCGATCATCTGAATTCGATTGAACTGAACGAAGATAATTCTTCTCCGGCCAATCTCACCCTTAAGGCGATACCCAAGCAGATCGATCGCGAGAAAGCGCTCGTTAAGGAAGCGAAAGCGACACTCCAAGAAGTGACCGACAGCGCTGACGCGGAAATCCTGGACGATGCCCAGCACAATTTGAAGCATCACCAAAAGCGTTTGTTTCGCCTGCAAGCCGAGCGTCAACGCCGCCTGGCCAACGGGTTTGGCGTATTTTGTTTTGTTTGCATGGGCATCCCGGTCGCTATTTGGAGAAAGTCGGCGGACAACGTTTCGACCTTCTTTACCTGCTTCCTGCCGATCCTTTTGCTGTATTACCCGCTGCTGGTCATTGGCGAGCAGACGGCCCGGGAAGGAACCTTTGGTTCGGCACCGGTGTGGATTGCCAACGCCGTGTTGATCACGATTGGCGCGGCACTCATTTGGCGAGTGAATCGAAACTAG